The following proteins come from a genomic window of Coffea arabica cultivar ET-39 chromosome 11c, Coffea Arabica ET-39 HiFi, whole genome shotgun sequence:
- the LOC113715946 gene encoding uncharacterized protein — protein sequence MDLDLALRIDSPPPLTDQSTSDEKRNNERWERSNRLCLMIIKKTVPEAFRGTMSETTATAKEFLQDIEKRFVKNEKTEINTLLTRLVSMKYSGKGNIREYIMEMSHLASKLNALKLKLSEELLVHLILISLPTQFSQFKVSYNCQKETWSLNELISHCVEEEERLKQEKTESAHLVSTTNNKSKRLQRKKEKGAAGTAPQKKQ from the coding sequence TGCGTTAAGGATTGATTCTCCCCCACCTCTTACAGATCAGAGTACCTCTgatgaaaagagaaataatGAGAGGTGGGAGAGATCAAATCGCTTGTGTCTGATGATCATTAAAAAGACTGTTCCAGAAGCATTCAGGGGAACAATGTCAGAAACGACTGCAACTGCTAAAGAGTTCCTTCAAGACATTGAAAAAAGGTTTGTCAAGAACGAAAAGACTGAAATTAATACGCTCTTGACACGCCTAGTTTCAATGAAATATAGTGGTAAAGGTAATATCAGAGAGTACATCATGGAGATGTCTCATCTTGCTTCGAAATTAAATGCACTTAAGTTGAAACTCTCTGAAGAGTTACTAGTGCATTTGATTCTAATATCTCTTCCTACACAGTTTAGCCAGTTTAAGGTGAGTTACAACTGTCAAAAAGAGACTTGGTCTCTAAATGAACTCATCTCACACTGTGTAGAGGAAGAGGAAAGGTTGAagcaagagaaaacagaaaGTGCTCATCTGGTGTCAACCACtaataataaaagcaaaagacttcagagaaagaaagaaaaaggagctGCAGGTACAGCgccacaaaagaaacaataa